The sequence GTCAGTCCCGCCGGCGCCAGGTTCTTCTGCGCCCCGGCATAGATCAGGTCGAAACGCTTGAAGTCGTAGGTTTGCCCCAAAAAGTTCGACGACAGGTCCCCCACCAGCGGCACCGTCGTCTCCGGCAGTTCGTGGTAGGTCGTGCCGTAGATCGTATTGTTACCGGTGATGTGCAGGTAGTCGTAGGTGTCAGCCGGCAGTTCGGGAACGGTCGGAATTGTCGTAAAGTCGGGGCCCGCATCCGTGACCGTGTCGACCGTCAGCCCAGGGATCTTCTCGGCTTCCTCAATCGCCCGCTCTGACCAGTGACCGGTATTAGCGTAGGCAACGCGGTGATATCTGGTGGCCAGGTTCAGCGGCACCATCGTAAACTGCAAGGTGCCTCCACCCTGAAGGAAGAGGGCCTCGTAGTCGTCCCCCAGGTGCATCAGCTTGAGGACGCGGTCGTGAGCCTGGGTGAGCACCTCATCAAAGAGTGGCGAACGGTGCGAAATCTCGACAATGCTCATCCCAGAGCCATGGTAATCGAGCAGTTCGGCTTGAACTTGTTTGAGAACGGTCCGTGGCAAGGTAGCTGGACCGGCGGCGTAGTTATAAATTGGCATGTTGATCCCTCCAAATCGTCTGGTACGAAAAAAGGCCCCCACTGTTCGTGGAGACCATTGGATTAGGATCCTAA comes from Limosilactobacillus sp. and encodes:
- the serC gene encoding 3-phosphoserine/phosphohydroxythreonine transaminase codes for the protein MPIYNYAAGPATLPRTVLKQVQAELLDYHGSGMSIVEISHRSPLFDEVLTQAHDRVLKLMHLGDDYEALFLQGGGTLQFTMVPLNLATRYHRVAYANTGHWSERAIEEAEKIPGLTVDTVTDAGPDFTTIPTVPELPADTYDYLHITGNNTIYGTTYHELPETTVPLVGDLSSNFLGQTYDFKRFDLIYAGAQKNLAPAGLTIVVLKKHLLDQESTLPSMLNYPALAKKHSTLNTPPVFQIYVANLVMKWLEDQGGVEAINDQNVKKSNLIYDYLAESKLFTNKVAPDARSLTNIPFTTGDPDLDAAFVQEADQAGLKNLKGHRLVGGMRASLYNAMPYEGAVALRDFMAKFEREHA